One part of the Terriglobales bacterium genome encodes these proteins:
- a CDS encoding aminotransferase class V-fold PLP-dependent enzyme: MRRVYLDNNATTPVLPEVLEAMRPYFAEQFGNASSIHHHGQQTRAAVERARESVAELLGCRAAEVVFTSGGTEADNLALFGLVEKGDHV, encoded by the coding sequence ATGCGCCGGGTGTATCTCGACAACAACGCGACCACGCCCGTTCTCCCCGAGGTGCTGGAGGCGATGCGGCCGTACTTTGCCGAGCAGTTCGGCAATGCCTCGTCCATCCACCACCATGGGCAGCAGACGCGGGCGGCGGTGGAGCGCGCGCGCGAGTCAGTGGCGGAACTGCTCGGCTGCCGCGCCGCCGAGGTCGTCTTCACCAGCGGAGGCACGGAGGCGGACAACCTCGCGCTTTTCGGTCTGGTGGAGAAGGGCGACCACGTG